In the Rhinolophus ferrumequinum isolate MPI-CBG mRhiFer1 chromosome 12, mRhiFer1_v1.p, whole genome shotgun sequence genome, TAGTCTGGCAGAGACCAAACACTGGCTATTCAAGCCATCCAGGCCCTCTCCTGTTCCAGCTTTCCTGAGATGCTGCCTGCCCCCACCAGGAGCTTGGCCCCATTATTTGGCTTCCCTGGCAGTCAAGCTAGAATTGACCCTCTAATCCAAAGGGATCTCAGAAATTGTCTAGTCAACTCTTCAGTTTTGTAGGAGAATCAGACCCTGTGGTGATCGGGGGAGGAGGCGTGACAAGGTAGGTCCGAGAAAGAGCCCAGTTCTTCTCCGTCCCTGCTCAAGTCCTCACCACAACTCCTCCTACGCCCGCTCCAGTAAGTCCTTCTCAGACCCTGTCCTCTCATCTCAGCTGCCTTGCCGGTAGTATTTTCAGTGCCTCTCAGGACACCAgtcccaccctgccctcccccgccctccTGGCACCACCTCTCAGTGGGCTGGAGGAGCCACTGGAAGCGGCAGGTGGCGCACAGTGCACAAGAGGATAAGTCTGCCCGGCAGCTGATGATGCAACCCAGCTCGGTACAGGGATTGGTGCCTCATAAAGAGAGTCAGCCCATGCAGGCTGCCTGGTCCCTTCCTGGCACTGCGAGCCCCACGGGGGAAAGCACTAGAGGGAAGGTTGGAAGCAGAGGTGGGGGCGTTGGGATACAGAAGGCAGTTGAGAACTAGGGAAGTTGGAAAGGGGTATGTTTTTTGGGGGTTAAGAGGTTAGGGGGGATAGGGTGAGGGGGATTGAAAATCTAGGTAGAAACAGGAGACGAGAGGCCTGGTCTGGGTAGGTCTAGGTAGGAAAGGTCTGGGTCAGGATCTGATAGACTATTTCTGACATTCTAAACAGTCCAGAGTCTCAAAAGAGAAGAGACCACAGCTCACTCTTACTTCCAAACAAGAGAGGACCTCCCAGGCCCCCAGTTGCAGCTCTCTGCCTACCTCCCCATGCCTCGGGCACCGCTCCCCCCCAGGAGTTGGACAGACCTGGCTGTGGGGTTGCCGGAGGGCTGGAGCAAAGCTGGAGGAGTCAGAGGCGCTGAGGGCAGGACTGAGAGGACCCTCCACCCCAAGCTAAAATTGCACATCTCCCCCCATTTCCTCCGGACACATGGACACCCCCTTCTTCCTCAAGTACGGAAACCTCTGGTGAGACCCCGATAAGGGAGTTGAGTCATGCCTACCCTTCCTCTCAGGCTCGTCCGGAGTGGACAACTACATGGCTACAAGGGGTGAGGAAGAAGGGGCACTGAGGAGTGAGCTGGGGGTGATACGGGCATAGAACAAGGGCCCTGGAAGCACAGGGAGAAGCTCTCCCGTTCCTGCTCTGGTCTGAGAACTTTGATCCCCTTTCCATCATGTTTTATGAAACAGCAacaacaccccctcccccaatgtcCCCCTCCCAGGGAACTCCGCCTCCCTCAAGACATTCCTGAGATGCATTCCAGAGGAGTTGGGCAATTGGAGGGGGAATAGAGGACAGAAGGTCAAATCCCAGCAAGGAATGGAATGTAAGTGTACAGGGGGTAAGGAATTTGGGGtacatggagaatatagtcagaGCAGATACCTCCAAAGGGAGTTGCAGAAGGACAGGGAGTCACAGAGAAGgacaaagggagagagaacacTGAAGACAGAGTCAGAATGGAAGAGGGTTGGGGGAGTAACACTCAGCCTGTTACCAAATTTGGCCTCTGAGTCTGTAACCCgcgaggggtgggggtgagggttgTGGGTGAGACTGACATATCCAGCCTCAGGCTGCTGGAGGCTCATTTAGGGCTGGACCGGGCGCTGAAGGGCTGGGCCTGACCTCCCCCAACACAGCCCCTCCTCACCTACTCTCCTATCCATACAAATTCATTCTCTTCAAATGCAGCCCAGCCCATCTGTGCACACAGCTCTTCCCCACAAAGCTACTTACACTGTCTCTACATACACGTTATCTCACACACGCAGCCCCTACACAGATCCCATCACAACCACCTTATCTTTCCGTCAAAAACCCCATCCCACGCACTCAGCTTCCCCACAAATATACCTCTATCAGCAAGCACAACAGTCACCCCATGTCTCTTCTTCCATTATGTAGACATTCTCCCTCCATTCACTTAGCAAGCATTTCTGAAGACTTGTTGTGGGGAAGGCCTTGGGCCAAACCCTCAGTGGCTGGGAACCAAGAGTAAGCCCTAGCCTTTGCCCTCAAGGGACTCCCACTCAGCTAAGTGGATGAGCTAAATACAGAATTATAATAGAGGGAAGGATGTAAAGAGCCAAGAGGTGTATGCTCAGGGCAGTGATTCCTTTAGGTAAGGGAAAGGGGACCAAAAAATCTCCATGAAAAGTGTCCtttgaagttaaaattaaaaaaaaataaagataataaaaaataatagtgatcTTTTTATTGACTATATGTCCATTGCTTTGTATACATAATTTCGgcaatccttacaacaaccctgcaaGGTAGGCGTCATTATTTCCagttttacagattaggaaacggAGGCTCCAAGAAGTTAAAAATTTGTTCAAGGTacttgtccaaaatcacacagctaataaggtATGAAGCCAGGATCcgaacccaggtctctctgactccaaagcccaagcTCTCTCCACTACATCAGCCGGAGATGAGTCAAGGgtagcattccaggcagagagaatagcaTAAGCAAAGGTGGAGAAGCAGGAAACCATGGAGGAACATTCAAGAAGTGAGCAGACAGGCTGGCTGAAGCACAGGGTACCTGCAATGGAGCAGTTAGGGTTAGGATGGAAAGGCAAGGGAGGACTAGAGAGAAGTATGAGGGATTTTACCTCCTGGAGGGCAACAGAAGGCCAAGGGAGGCTGTGTGCAGGGAAGGGACATCACAAGAACtggattttaggaaaataattggCAATTACTTTGGAGATTGGTTAGAAGGACACTGCATTAGCACAAGTGGGGGGTAATGAAGCCAGAAATAGAATAGTGGAGAGAAGGATGTCACTCATTGGAAACTTTAAGACATAGAACTAAAAGGACCTCATGACAGCCTGTCCTGTCACCcctcagggcccagggcccaAAGTCAGGCTTCTTGTCATTAGTGGCCCCTCAGTGGCTGGGATAGCTTGAGTTTAGGTAAGAAACtgggaagggggaaagaaaggatCAGGGTGAGCTGCGAATGTGAGGATGAGCTGTGGTTAGGGGATGTGGTTAGGCTGTGggaaaaagggggtggggatgtggACGGTACCACGTAGGAGCAAAAGGGATGAGGTTAGTATCCTGTGTCAAGtagtactagacttatggggtgGTCACTtcgtaaagtatataaatgcctaatcacgaTGTTGCACACTGGAAACTAACATAATAtcgtatgccaactgtaattggaaaataaattaatttaaaaaatacaatgcatACACAtgcctccttttaaaattaaaaaagaagtgatAAGGTTAGTTACTGAACTGGACTGGAAATGGGGAAGACAAGGTACCGAGAAACGTGGGGTAAGATGGCagtaggaaaaaatacatatgtaatcaGTCACCACTTTAtgctggggaagaggaagaatagTTCTGTGGACAGTGGCTAAGTCAGGGAAGGATGAAGTGAGGTCAGAGGCTAGGTCAGGCTACAGGAGGCTGAGAAGAGATGGGCTGTGGTCAGGAGCTAAATTAGGAAGGCTGGGATGGAGGGAGAGTAAAGGGACACTGGTAGTGTCTAAGTAAAGCTGGAGttgctggggtggggcagggcatgGGGTGCAGCCAGTGGCTGCATCAGGCTGGGTAGGGGATAGTGCTGTGGTCAATGGCAGGGTCAGGCTGGGAGTAAAAGGGGGTGTGGTCAGTGGCCTGCCTGGGCGTGGGATCAGCAAGACCCAGTTTCCTCTTTGGgtctcatttcctcttttctgtttagggagtgggggaaggggatCTACAACAGGACCAAGAAATTAAGGAGGCTTAGAATCAGGGAATGGCACATAGCAGGGATGAGGGGTACTTGCCAGTTGTgttgggctgggggtggggtatTCAGCAAATGACTAAGAGGTATACAGGTGAATGAGTGGGTGAAAATGGTGGGAGAGTGCTGTAAAATAATGGGAAAGCTCGGATTTGGGTGAAGGTAAATTAAGGTAGGATGTGTAGATTAACAGGTAGGAAGGGAGGCAGACCTGAGGCTAGGAATGGATGGTAAGATGAACATGGGAGAATTAAAGGCAAGGTAAGTATTCTGTAAAGGAATATGCAGGAAGAGTGTGAAATGCAGGGCCAGGGAGAAGAGTTGGAGAGGAGGGCTTAATATCTAGATAATGAAGGAAATAGGAGGCAGTGGGGCTGAACTTTGAGAGGATTCAGTCATCCCTTTCTTCCCTTGGCAACAGTGTCTCCTTGCTCTACTTCCCTCTTAGTCACCCGTCCCTTCTCCCCTAGGCGGTCCCCCACTTATGACTAGGCCTTGACCTGTCTCCCACCTCCTATCTTGTAAACAACATAGTCTGGGAACCCCTGCCTCTCAAATGTGGTGGCCATAGCAAGAGCCTTTGGCTTAGAGAGTAGAATAAAGAAGGTGGAATCCCAGATGCCTGCAATTCTAGCTGAAGTCCAGAACTATGGCGTGAAATTAGTTTGTCATTTCTCTAGGTCAAAGAAGCCCCTGCAACTACATAGGAAAAAGAGACTTCACCACCGCAAAACAAGGACATCCACCTACTGCCAATGTTGTAACTTTTACCTGCTTGAAGTCACTACCCTAACCTCAACCACCACCTCTAAAACTGCCCCTAATTTCTAATATTAACCTTGACCCTAATTTGTTTCCTGTTTCCCAATACCGGTTTTGACATTCATCCCTTCCTGGGAAGATACCTGTATCCAATCCCTGATCCCTAATATTGATAGAATTTTTACCTTTAGCACTAGATCCTCTGACCTTAACCGTAAATGTTGACTCCTAAACCTATAGCTCATTTGTCAGTTGATTCCTGACCCATCCCTTCACTGTTTGACCCTAATACGCCACGGTTCTCTAATCCCTGAAACTGAACTTCTAACCTAATTCCTGTTGTTGACCCTGAACTCTAATTTTGACTTACTCTGGCCatcctagaaaacaaaataatgaccTTAATCCAAACTTTATCTATATAAAAGGGACCTGGCTCAGGCTAATAACTATAAATTTCAACCCTGGCTCTATAACTCCTAAAGCTAACCTGATTCCTAAATCTAATTTCACCTAATCCCAAACTCACCCAACGCTTTCCTAGCAGCTAACCTCAAAAGCCGATCCCCACCCTGCACCTCACTACCACCCTACTTCTCATCCTCCCCAAAACCTATCCCAGACAGAAGACTGCTCCCAGGAAGGGCCTGGCTCCCGCAAAACGGCCTACCTAACTCCGAGCCCAACCCCGGATGCACTGGACGCTGACCCCTCCAACAAGACCCGAAACAGGAGACGCAGGAGAGTTAGGGGCCCCGCCTGCCCACCCGCCTCCCCGGCCTGGCCTCGAGGCCCCACCTTGAGACTCCCCCTTGGCCCAGTCCAGCCTACCTGAGCTGCCCGGCTTGTGCCCCGCCCGCTGGCCCGCTAGCCCGTCTGTTCTCCCGATGGCTCTCGGGCTCCGGCCTCGCCCTCCCTTCGGCACTCTCGGCCACTTCCGTCCCTGGAACGTCCCCCACCCGCGGGCGGCGCCCTGGGCCCGCGCTCTATGGTTGCGGGGGACGGCAGGAAGCTGCTCTGGCCCCAGCTCTCGATGCTCGGGAGCGCGCTGAAGACCGTCTGGCCCTCCCCCGCAGGAAGCAAGGGTGCGGCGCAGTCCCGGGGAAACGGCCGAACTGCACCGCAGTTCCTTTGGAGTCTGATCCTTCCTTATTCTAGCTTGGGGCAAAGGCGGCGCCGGCTCCCCAGAATGCCCGCCCTCAGGGTGTGAGGAAGCAGCAGGGACCTCCCCTGTATTTGCATAGCTCCCGGGACGTGGCGCGGCACCTAAGCCACTTCCGCGTTTAGAGAGAACTTTAAGTCCCGGGATGCTTTGGGGTAGGCGTGTCACTTCCGTTGTGTTGGAAGCTGCGGAGAACCGAGTCTCGGTGGCGGGTCTTGTTTGAGAGCTACGACTAGTAGCTACGGGGAAAGCCGGCCGAATAGGGACTAGCGGATAGGTGGGGCTGACTCACAATCGGTGAGGGTCGTGCATGGGGCCGGGTGGAAGGGTGAACTCCTGCGCTTGTGCCCATTCTTTCTGTAGGTGGCCCATATGGATTTGGCGTTGGACCCGGGTGACCAGGACCTGTTGGCCTTACTACTAGAGGAAAATGGAGATTTGGGGGTGGCGTCCGATGCGTCCTTCGAGGCTCCACTGGACTGGGAGTTGCCGATTTCCGAGGTGGGCGGGGGCTCTGAGCCcgggaggtggggggcggggtgttCTTGAGGATGGTGGTAGGTCAAGGCCTGTTAATTTGAATCCTGTTCAGGCACTGAGCGATTGGGATGTAGAGGATTTCCTGAGCTGCCTGACGAGTTTCCCAGCATCGTCGAACGTTCTCAACAGCTCGAATCCCTGTCTGGTCCATCATGACCACACCTATTCTCTCCCACAGGAACATGTTTCTATAGATCTAGGTGAGTCTGAAATAAGTGAATTTTGAGGGGAGGAAGGGACTCATGAACCTGGCTATTCACTTTCCCTTTTGCAGATAGTGGGAGTTCTGGAAAAGAGGAGGCCCAGATGACACCCCTACATGTGGAGGAGCCCGCAGAACAGGTACTTTGTTTACTGGAGGATTATTCCCACATTGCACATTATTCCCACATTGCAGACAGGATTCCTCATTCCTCTCTGACATGCTCCCTTGTGACTCTGCCTCCCACCTTTCTGTAACCCCAGGAGATTGTTAGGCTGATactgacagatgaggaaaagaggCTATTGGAGCAGGAGGGGCTTACTCTGCCAGAGACATTTCCTCTCACTAAGGTAAGACTCCCAGTGGTGGATCAAAGACTGGAGGGGTGAGGATTGAGTCCCAAGTAGTccaattctgttaatttttcaTCAGTAACTTACTAAAGGACGAAAGTGAGAAATTAAGCAAATTTGCTGCTAATAGGAAGCCGGGGGATGTAGTTATATACTGGATGCAGGGGCAGATCCTGGTTTTGTGGGGCTTACACAAATTTTGGTATTCTTTgtaggaaagaattcaaaattACCAGTGCATTAGTTAGTATAGGGACTTGGAAAGGACTGTGCAAGCAAGGGGCTCTGACATTTAGATTTCACTAGGTGGATTACCATATCTATCTAGCTGAAAGGTCGAATTAAGTTTTAGAGTTCAAGACTGGACTTAGTAGTATAACAAGAATAAACGTAAAATCTTGAGTTTTAAGTTTCAAGAAGCAATGGGTGGCAGTCTCGCAAGCATAATATTGTGATACTGTGATGAGATCAATGTTCATTGACAGAAAGGTTAAAAGAGTTTCTTAAAAGTACAAGATGAGTCAGCAGTGTGATATGGTCACTAAGAAAGTGAATGGGGTTTGGAGGCTGTATCAATAGAGGTATTTCCTCTAGAAGGGCAGTGACTATCTTGCTCTCCTTTATACTGGTCAGAGCATATCCTAGTGCCAAGTTTTGAGTCCAGATCTTTGACAGATAGTAAAAGGAGTAAAAGGACACAGTCCATCCTGAGGAGGTAAGATGATGagttaaatattttatcccaccccccaaaaaagttgCCCAGATTTATCTTTGCTTGGAGGAAATGTTGAGTGTCTTAAAATAGCTGAAGACCATTTGTTCTGTATAGCTCCCGAGATTAGGTATGAGGTAAGTCCAATGGATAGAATTATCGAAGCAGATACTGGCTCAGGATAGGGaagattaattttaattaataaaattgttaaaaatagtCTGGCTTATGAGGGTGTTAACACCTAGTCCTCAGAGGCATTTAGCCAGAAGCCAAGTGCCTACTGGTCAAGGAAGCTGTAGAAGGGATTCGTGCATTGGCAAGATTACTCAGTTGCCTTCCAACTCTTTGGTCCAGTGTTCTGTGATGATACCCCTTTTCCCTGTATTATCTCAGATGGAGGAACAAGTTCTGAAACGAGTGCGGAGGAAGATTCGCAATAAAAAGTCTGCTCAAGAGAGCCGCAGGAAGAAGAAGGTGTACCTGGGGAGTTTAGAGAGCAGGTATAAACAGGAGAGGGGCTCTGGGGTGGGTGGAACAGAAGTAGCTGGAAGTGATATGTTTTTGAAGGGAGGATACAGGCCATATCCCCACATCCCTGTTATTCCCCCAGGGTCTTGAAATACACAGCCCAGAATTTGGAGCTACAGAACAAAGTACAGCTCCTGGAAGAACAGAATCTGTAAGCAACTAACCTCAGTCTCTTCTCATCCCTCCCATTTAATGAGCTTTCACTCTTTTCCCTGCTCTACATTTGATTTCCAACTGGGCAGCTCCCACATGCAAGGTCTGGTGTATGGCCTTTAGTGGGTCTGATTCTAAGACGCTCACAGTAATGGGGATTAAATTCACAAGTAACTAAGGATGAGTTAAGTATCAAGAAAGACAAAAGGAGGGAGTAAGAAAGACCTCACAGGGCAGATGGCATTTGGTAGTAGATAGgattcggggggggggggggggcgggggggggaacATTTTAGGGAGAGAGAACACAGCACAGGTTAGTCTGGCTGGAATCCTAACATAGGTGAGTTGGGACAGAAGGGAGAGAATGTAGGCTGCCTGGTGAGGTTTATGTGCATAGCTACTTAGGCAGTATAGAACCACTGACTTTGCAAGAGTTTAAGTCAGGGCAGGGCAGAggtgtgtatttgttttaatgaGGAACTTCAGGCATTTTGTCCACAGAGAGGACAAAATGTCCTATTTgcaaaaataggacaaaaaacaAGCGAGTTAGAGCTTCTGGGTCTCGTGTATACATGGGGTATACgttattaaacattttctcctgcttaaaaaaaaacaaagaggaccTAGTGCACAGATGGAGGGGTGGCCTTTATAGGAGGGTTTCATTGTGTCTCAGGTGCCAGGTGACAGGCTGCTCACTGTCCTCTGTCCTAGGTCTCTCCTGGATCAGTTAAGGCGACTCCAGGCCATGGTGATTCAGATATCAAACaaaaccagcagcagcagctcctgtGTCTTGGTGAGGACGGTGATGGAAGAAGAGATCCTTTTCTCTCAGGTGGCAGGGACACGGGTACAATCCAGAGCC is a window encoding:
- the CREB3 gene encoding cyclic AMP-responsive element-binding protein 3, producing the protein MDLALDPGDQDLLALLLEENGDLGVASDASFEAPLDWELPISEALSDWDVEDFLSCLTSFPASSNVLNSSNPCLVHHDHTYSLPQEHVSIDLDSGSSGKEEAQMTPLHVEEPAEQEIVRLILTDEEKRLLEQEGLTLPETFPLTKMEEQVLKRVRRKIRNKKSAQESRRKKKVYLGSLESRVLKYTAQNLELQNKVQLLEEQNLSLLDQLRRLQAMVIQISNKTSSSSSCVLVLLFSFCLLLVPAMYSSDARGSLPAEHGVLSRQLRALPSEDPHQLELPALQSAVPKDSSYDELQAPGNSCCLFYMPQAPGTEPSLKLPLPGPFSESSCPGPILSLHANHTREMGWLPTHSPVSVILQGRYSG